In Streptomyces longhuiensis, the following proteins share a genomic window:
- a CDS encoding FAD-dependent oxidoreductase: MSTSEHKHGAVRETPDRYGAFPRLTPEQLEDLAAHGERRRTAEGEVLYREGEPFREFLAILSGTVEILQDHGEPDERTVAVHGPGRFLGELGLLEGQAAFNTAAVREAGEILAVPVERQRSLVGRDPVLGDLILRAYLGRRYLLIGLGAGFRILGSCYSPDTLRLREFAARNRLPHRWLDLEKDKEAEALLRRFSIRPEETPVVLWKGEWVLRNPSNAELARLIGLPAPSPDAGRCDVMVVGAGPAGLAAAVYGASDGLTTVTVDAVATGGQAGTSSRIENYLGFPSGISGGELIERAVLQAHKFGARLMVPARVSGLTSQDDEYVVTFTDGSQARAGAVVLASGVWYRKLEVPGIQRLEGISVYYAATVHEASLCQADPVAVVGGGNSAGQAALFLANHASRVHLLVRGRDLNADMSRYLVDQVERHPKIEVLLHTEVRGVSGEEKLESLIVEDNASSERRELRAAALFVFIGARPHTDWLRGVLALDEKGFVLTGADAQAAADATLWDSLGRAPLLLETTLPGVFAAGDVRSGSVKRVASATGEGAIAIRLVHEHREKTGNLVRTADPERHRPVGG; encoded by the coding sequence ATGAGCACGTCCGAGCACAAGCATGGTGCGGTCCGCGAGACACCGGACCGATATGGGGCGTTCCCGCGCCTGACACCGGAGCAGCTTGAGGATTTGGCCGCGCACGGTGAGCGCCGCAGGACCGCCGAGGGCGAGGTGCTGTACCGCGAGGGCGAGCCGTTCCGGGAATTCCTCGCGATCCTCAGCGGGACAGTCGAGATCCTCCAGGACCACGGCGAGCCCGACGAGCGCACGGTGGCGGTGCACGGGCCCGGCAGGTTCCTGGGCGAACTCGGGCTGCTGGAGGGCCAGGCGGCGTTCAACACCGCCGCGGTGCGCGAGGCGGGCGAGATCCTGGCCGTACCGGTGGAGCGGCAACGCTCCCTGGTCGGCCGCGACCCCGTCCTCGGCGACCTGATCCTCCGCGCTTACTTGGGCCGCAGGTACCTGCTCATAGGCCTCGGCGCCGGCTTCCGGATCCTGGGGTCGTGTTATTCACCGGACACGCTGCGGCTGCGTGAGTTCGCCGCCCGCAACCGGCTGCCGCACCGCTGGTTGGATCTGGAGAAGGACAAGGAGGCTGAGGCGCTGCTGCGTCGGTTCTCCATCCGTCCCGAGGAGACTCCGGTGGTCCTTTGGAAGGGCGAATGGGTACTGCGCAATCCGAGCAACGCCGAACTCGCCCGGCTCATCGGGCTGCCCGCCCCATCGCCGGACGCCGGGCGGTGCGACGTGATGGTGGTAGGTGCGGGCCCCGCGGGACTCGCCGCCGCCGTGTACGGTGCCTCCGACGGCCTCACCACGGTCACCGTCGACGCGGTGGCCACTGGAGGCCAGGCCGGTACCTCGTCTCGCATTGAGAACTACCTTGGCTTCCCGTCTGGCATCTCCGGGGGCGAGCTCATCGAACGCGCGGTGCTCCAGGCCCACAAGTTCGGTGCCCGCCTCATGGTGCCGGCCCGGGTCAGCGGGCTCACCTCGCAGGACGACGAGTACGTCGTCACCTTCACAGACGGGTCCCAGGCGCGGGCGGGTGCTGTGGTGCTCGCCTCGGGCGTGTGGTACCGCAAGCTCGAGGTGCCCGGCATCCAGCGACTGGAGGGCATCAGCGTCTACTACGCGGCGACGGTCCACGAGGCCAGTCTCTGCCAGGCGGATCCGGTCGCCGTGGTCGGCGGCGGGAACTCCGCCGGGCAGGCGGCGCTGTTCCTTGCTAACCACGCGTCCAGGGTCCATCTCCTCGTCCGGGGCCGTGACCTCAACGCGGACATGTCGCGCTACCTGGTGGACCAGGTGGAACGGCACCCGAAGATCGAGGTGCTGCTCCACACCGAAGTCCGAGGCGTCTCCGGGGAGGAGAAGCTGGAGTCGCTGATCGTGGAGGACAACGCAAGCAGTGAGCGCCGCGAGCTGCGTGCCGCGGCGCTGTTCGTGTTCATCGGGGCCCGGCCGCACACGGATTGGCTCAGGGGCGTGCTGGCCCTGGATGAGAAGGGCTTTGTCCTCACCGGCGCCGACGCGCAGGCGGCGGCGGACGCGACCCTGTGGGACTCGCTCGGCCGTGCTCCGTTGCTGCTGGAGACCACCCTTCCCGGGGTCTTCGCCGCCGGCGACGTCAGGAGCGGCTCGGTCAAACGGGTGGCCTCGGCGACCGGTGAGGGTGCCATTGCAATCCGGCTCGTGCACGAGCACCGGGAAAAGACGGGCAACCTGGTCCGCACCGCGGACCCCGAGAGGCATCGGCCGGTGGGGGGCTAG
- a CDS encoding UBP-type zinc finger domain-containing protein, whose amino-acid sequence MATIHDPHLAMVRPVTPRTPEGCEECLMERSPWVHLRLCLTCGHVGCCDSSPLKHARRHAGSAGHPVVQSFQPGEDWRWCYVHEAMV is encoded by the coding sequence ATGGCCACGATTCACGACCCGCACCTGGCGATGGTGCGCCCAGTGACGCCGCGTACCCCGGAGGGCTGCGAGGAGTGCCTCATGGAGCGTTCCCCGTGGGTGCACCTGCGGCTCTGCCTCACCTGCGGGCACGTCGGCTGCTGTGACTCCTCGCCCCTCAAGCACGCCAGGCGGCACGCAGGTAGCGCCGGTCACCCCGTCGTGCAGTCCTTCCAACCGGGAGAGGACTGGCGCTGGTGCTACGTCCACGAGGCCATGGTCTGA
- the trxA gene encoding thioredoxin — protein sequence MNTTRTTTVTCPNCGRGNRIPVAAEGRPKCGHCKHPLPWIVDAGDDDFAEVVDNATTPVVVDLWATWCGPCRMVSPALEQVARDLAGRIKLVKVDVDKNPQLSRRFEVQAVPTLLVLDQGETVARQAGAAPAHVLREWVEQAMAGRQTAAGER from the coding sequence GTGAACACCACCCGCACGACGACGGTGACCTGCCCGAACTGCGGACGCGGCAACCGGATTCCCGTGGCCGCCGAGGGCCGCCCCAAATGCGGCCACTGCAAGCATCCCCTGCCCTGGATCGTCGACGCGGGCGACGACGACTTCGCCGAGGTCGTCGACAACGCCACCACGCCTGTCGTCGTCGACCTCTGGGCCACCTGGTGCGGCCCCTGCCGCATGGTCAGCCCCGCCCTCGAACAAGTCGCCCGCGACCTCGCCGGACGGATCAAGCTCGTCAAGGTCGACGTCGACAAGAACCCACAGCTCAGCCGGCGGTTCGAGGTACAGGCGGTGCCGACCCTGCTCGTCCTGGACCAGGGCGAGACGGTCGCCCGGCAGGCCGGCGCGGCACCCGCGCACGTCCTGCGTGAGTGGGTCGAACAAGCCATGGCGGGCCGGCAAACCGCCGCGGGAGAACGGTGA